One part of the Longimicrobiales bacterium genome encodes these proteins:
- a CDS encoding multicopper oxidase family protein has protein sequence MTTRLVCLLACVAGCAPAARETTRSASPEPPAATSQRAPQTAQLDFCPSDPSSFTPGGAPSTDLYCIELVPRPDLFGTATGVVQLAPAQTPFGAAVTRDGHHRFQTTLFLNGLPDPAVLGAFTTYVAWAAPPNLAPLTRLGPVSNGRVATGEIALNKFYVLITAEPADTVTTRTGPVVLRGLSPSTRMRDPHFIATAPRPAAAGHEDHGSARSGWTMPPHDPRVPMSAMGVEHLTPTASPFLPSTTDTAAVPFARPRELLRVADGDTIDLTAGLVRRSLKGRDILMYGFNGQYPGPLIHVTQAATITVDFHNATTHETAVHWHGIRLDNRFDGVPHVTQDPVPPGGSFRYTIHFPDAGIYWYHPHHREDIQQDLGLYGNLLVAPDAPGYYGPSHREEVLMLDDILLGDGGLVPYGGEAASFAVMGRFGNVLLVNGEPRWTAGARAGEVVRFHLTNASNTRTFNISFEDARMKVLASDLSRFEREEWVESVVLSPAERYVVDVRFARPGPSVLTNRVQAIDHMVGAFLPMVDTLGVVYVADEPALPDLAAAFAELRHHEDITTGIDRYRPRFDDPPDLDLRLMLEDRGLPFALTQLMRLDSLYFNPVEWAGTMPMMDWLPTTREVRWVLRDVGTGAENREIRRRYRVGDVVRVRLRNERHSLHAMQHPIHIHGQRFLVLSVNGVPTRNHVWKDTVLVPVGMSVELLLELSNPGRWMLHCHIAEHLEAGMQLVFDVDP, from the coding sequence GTGACGACACGGCTGGTGTGCCTGCTCGCCTGTGTGGCGGGCTGCGCGCCCGCCGCGCGGGAAACGACGCGCTCCGCATCGCCCGAGCCCCCGGCCGCCACGTCGCAGCGCGCGCCACAGACAGCGCAACTGGATTTCTGCCCGTCCGATCCGTCCAGTTTCACGCCGGGCGGCGCTCCCAGCACGGACCTCTACTGCATCGAGCTCGTCCCGCGTCCCGATCTGTTCGGGACGGCAACGGGTGTGGTACAGCTCGCGCCCGCACAAACGCCGTTCGGCGCGGCCGTGACGCGCGATGGGCATCACCGCTTTCAGACCACGCTGTTCCTCAACGGGCTGCCCGACCCTGCCGTGCTGGGCGCGTTCACCACATACGTCGCCTGGGCGGCCCCGCCGAACCTGGCCCCGCTCACCCGGCTCGGCCCCGTGAGCAACGGGCGTGTGGCAACCGGCGAGATCGCACTGAACAAATTCTATGTGCTCATCACCGCCGAGCCCGCTGACACGGTCACGACACGGACAGGCCCGGTCGTGCTGCGGGGTTTGTCGCCCAGCACGCGGATGCGCGATCCGCACTTCATTGCGACGGCGCCACGGCCCGCAGCGGCCGGACACGAAGATCACGGCAGTGCCCGCAGCGGCTGGACCATGCCGCCGCACGATCCACGGGTGCCGATGTCGGCCATGGGCGTGGAGCACCTCACGCCGACAGCATCGCCGTTCCTGCCATCGACCACGGACACCGCCGCGGTCCCGTTCGCGCGGCCGCGCGAGCTGCTGCGCGTCGCCGATGGCGACACGATCGACCTCACGGCCGGCCTCGTCCGCCGCTCGCTCAAGGGCCGTGACATCCTGATGTACGGTTTCAACGGGCAGTACCCGGGGCCGCTGATTCACGTCACGCAGGCCGCGACCATCACCGTCGACTTCCACAACGCCACCACGCATGAAACTGCCGTCCACTGGCACGGCATTCGGCTGGACAACCGATTCGATGGCGTCCCGCACGTCACGCAGGATCCGGTGCCGCCCGGCGGGTCGTTCCGCTACACGATCCATTTCCCGGATGCGGGCATCTACTGGTATCACCCGCATCATCGTGAGGACATCCAGCAGGACCTCGGGCTGTACGGCAATCTGCTCGTGGCGCCGGACGCTCCCGGCTATTACGGCCCGAGCCACCGCGAAGAGGTGCTGATGCTGGACGACATCCTGCTCGGCGACGGCGGCCTGGTGCCGTACGGCGGGGAGGCCGCCAGCTTCGCGGTGATGGGGCGGTTCGGCAATGTACTGCTCGTGAACGGCGAACCACGCTGGACAGCAGGGGCACGTGCCGGTGAGGTCGTTCGATTCCATCTGACGAACGCGTCGAACACGCGGACGTTCAACATCTCGTTCGAAGATGCGCGGATGAAGGTGCTGGCCTCGGACCTGAGCCGGTTCGAGCGGGAGGAATGGGTCGAGAGCGTGGTGCTCTCACCGGCCGAACGCTACGTGGTGGACGTGCGGTTCGCGCGTCCCGGACCGTCCGTTCTCACGAATCGCGTGCAGGCCATCGATCACATGGTCGGAGCGTTCCTGCCGATGGTCGACACACTCGGCGTGGTCTACGTCGCGGACGAGCCGGCCCTGCCCGACCTGGCTGCCGCGTTCGCGGAACTGCGGCACCACGAGGACATCACCACCGGAATAGACCGATACAGGCCGCGCTTCGACGACCCGCCCGACCTCGACCTCCGGCTCATGCTGGAGGACCGCGGGCTGCCGTTCGCACTGACGCAGCTCATGCGTCTCGATTCGCTGTACTTCAATCCCGTCGAATGGGCCGGTACCATGCCCATGATGGACTGGCTGCCGACGACCCGCGAGGTGCGCTGGGTGCTGCGCGATGTCGGAACCGGAGCGGAAAATCGCGAGATCCGCCGACGATACCGCGTGGGTGACGTGGTCCGGGTAAGGCTCCGCAACGAGCGGCATTCACTGCATGCGATGCAGCATCCCATCCACATCCACGGTCAGCGGTTCCTCGTGCTGTCCGTCAACGGCGTGCCCACACGCAACCACGTGTGGAAGGATACCGTGCTCGTGCCCGTGGGCATGAGCGTGGAGCTGCTGCTCGAGCTGTCCAACCCGGGGCGCTGGATGCTTCACTGTCACATCGCCGAGCACCTGGAGGCCGGCATGCAGCTGGTATTCGACGTGGATCCGTGA
- a CDS encoding SDR family NAD(P)-dependent oxidoreductase, with protein MMTIAGKRVLITGASSGIGAACARRFAREGADVILWARRLDRLQDLAGQIEKETGRTCQLQAVDVRDRDAVVAAAAELIEDDSLLPHVLINNAGLAAGFDFVHEGDHDDWDRMIDTNVKGLLNVTRALLPSMIRLGRGHIINIGSTAGHMTYPRGNVYAATKHAVRALTEGMNLDVQGTPIRVSSVDPGFVETEFSVVRFAGDQQRADQVYRGFRPLSGDDVADTVFYVASLPDHVNILQVVVVPTAQRNVYVVDREA; from the coding sequence ATGATGACGATTGCGGGAAAGCGGGTACTGATCACGGGCGCGAGCTCCGGCATCGGGGCCGCGTGCGCACGGCGCTTCGCGCGCGAGGGCGCGGATGTCATTCTGTGGGCCCGTCGCCTCGACCGCCTTCAGGATCTGGCGGGTCAGATCGAGAAGGAGACCGGCCGCACCTGCCAACTCCAGGCCGTCGACGTGCGTGACCGCGACGCCGTCGTCGCCGCCGCTGCCGAGCTCATCGAGGACGATTCCCTCCTCCCGCACGTGCTGATCAACAATGCGGGCCTCGCCGCGGGGTTCGACTTCGTTCATGAAGGAGATCACGACGACTGGGACCGCATGATCGACACGAACGTCAAGGGACTGCTCAACGTTACACGCGCATTGCTCCCGTCCATGATCCGGCTCGGTCGCGGCCACATCATCAACATCGGCAGCACGGCCGGACACATGACCTATCCGCGCGGCAACGTGTACGCCGCCACCAAGCATGCGGTGCGCGCGCTCACCGAGGGCATGAATCTCGACGTTCAGGGGACGCCGATCCGCGTGTCCAGTGTCGATCCAGGCTTCGTCGAGACGGAGTTCTCGGTCGTCCGCTTCGCCGGCGATCAGCAGCGTGCGGACCAGGTGTACAGGGGGTTCCGCCCTCTGTCCGGCGACGACGTGGCCGACACGGTGTTCTATGTCGCGAGCCTGCCGGACCATGTGAACATCCTGCAGGTCGTGGTCGTGCCTACCGCACAGCGCAACGTGTATGTCGTGGACCGCGAGGCGTGA
- a CDS encoding M20/M25/M40 family metallo-hydrolase — protein sequence MTQICAFRVRVAAAAAATLLVPASTHAQAGAPIGQAAFDSAYYAWQAGTYADALTQLDRLLSGPDAHRWLEPAAILTGELYSTVELAADGRSVAWSPDGRHVSWETGSGVDRRAHVARIEDGRVAGGIELEGHSPAFDGASRVYYITVPDSPELAAARAAVTAAVESRNSQESFRARSRVSQLEAAAARLMVRDAAGGAAAQVDLGGIIPQAVVMRPGDAGLHVLGAPAGAGDTNHLYRIADGAAQQLTTAEGPKRDVVFLTGERLLYGIDRQSFAIQDLATSTVTTHQGTQVTVSGDGSTVAFVRQDGDDNVITVLRADGTAHEAVRRSEPVSSPALSRDGSRIVYQAMPREDWELYVTGPDSTAEVRLTREIQHDLMPRFTDNDHVFAVMGEARHRRSYLYDVRTGERTRLFHNNTVRTVAPEYEWVLSPDGTMVLIVAERDGDTVSPERGVYLMNLGQRVGLSEVQTRVREQLASEQSLRATGHRLFALIEDDVRAAVNEVSTDRIYQYELDLFRFDSKHIMQPGNARAIEYLAAKLREFGYEPELQWFEARGVRTANVIARLPGTVQPDVLYTVSSHFDSVERGPGSDDDTSGTAALLEAARVLSGRPQPATIHFAFFTGEEAGLLGSREYVRRAVENGDQLVGALNNDMIGFANDQRLDNTIRYSNPGIRDIQHGAAMLFTDLITYDAKYYKSTDAHAYYDAYGDIVGGIGSYPILGNPHYHQTHDQLETINHQLVAEVSKTTVATLMKLASSPSRVKNLTVTRTSRGAQVEWDALPETDVAAYVVEWGQPGAPPRNAVRVVDNSATVPDLTEGEEVRVLGINTLGAVSWDSARAR from the coding sequence ATGACGCAGATCTGTGCGTTCCGCGTGCGCGTCGCAGCCGCTGCCGCCGCGACACTGCTCGTACCGGCGTCGACGCATGCGCAGGCCGGCGCTCCCATTGGCCAGGCCGCGTTCGATTCCGCCTATTACGCCTGGCAGGCGGGCACGTATGCGGACGCGCTCACTCAGCTGGACCGGCTCCTGAGCGGGCCGGACGCGCACCGCTGGCTGGAGCCCGCGGCCATTCTCACCGGTGAGCTGTACAGCACAGTGGAGCTCGCCGCAGATGGACGTTCGGTCGCGTGGTCGCCGGACGGTCGCCACGTCAGCTGGGAAACGGGCAGCGGCGTCGATCGCCGTGCCCACGTGGCGCGGATCGAGGACGGTCGCGTGGCCGGCGGCATTGAGCTCGAAGGGCACTCGCCGGCGTTCGATGGTGCCAGCCGCGTGTATTACATCACCGTGCCCGACTCACCGGAGCTCGCCGCTGCGCGCGCTGCCGTGACTGCGGCCGTGGAGAGCAGGAACAGCCAGGAGTCGTTCCGTGCGCGCTCGCGCGTGTCGCAACTCGAGGCTGCTGCCGCGCGGCTCATGGTGCGGGATGCTGCCGGCGGTGCTGCAGCGCAGGTCGATCTCGGTGGTATCATCCCCCAGGCCGTGGTGATGCGGCCGGGCGATGCGGGCCTGCACGTGCTCGGTGCGCCCGCAGGCGCCGGCGACACGAACCACCTGTACCGTATCGCGGACGGCGCGGCGCAGCAGCTGACCACTGCAGAAGGTCCCAAGCGCGACGTCGTGTTCCTCACGGGCGAACGCCTGCTATACGGGATCGACCGCCAGAGCTTCGCCATCCAGGATCTCGCCACGTCCACCGTGACGACGCACCAGGGCACGCAGGTGACGGTCTCGGGCGATGGCAGCACGGTCGCGTTCGTGCGACAGGATGGCGACGACAATGTCATCACCGTGCTGCGCGCCGACGGAACAGCGCACGAGGCGGTGCGCAGGAGCGAGCCCGTGTCGAGCCCGGCGCTCTCCCGTGACGGCAGCCGCATCGTCTACCAGGCGATGCCGCGCGAGGACTGGGAGCTGTACGTCACCGGGCCGGACAGCACCGCGGAAGTGCGTCTCACGAGGGAGATCCAGCATGACCTGATGCCGCGTTTCACCGACAATGACCATGTGTTCGCGGTCATGGGCGAGGCGCGTCACCGGCGCTCGTACCTGTACGATGTGCGCACCGGCGAGCGGACGCGCCTGTTCCACAACAACACGGTACGAACCGTAGCGCCGGAGTACGAGTGGGTGTTGTCGCCGGACGGAACCATGGTGCTGATCGTTGCGGAGCGTGATGGCGACACGGTCTCTCCGGAGCGCGGCGTGTATCTGATGAATCTCGGGCAGCGCGTGGGCCTGTCAGAGGTCCAGACGCGTGTGCGCGAGCAGCTGGCGTCGGAGCAGTCACTCCGCGCCACAGGCCACAGGCTGTTCGCGCTGATCGAGGACGACGTGCGCGCGGCCGTGAACGAAGTATCGACGGACCGCATCTACCAGTACGAGCTCGATCTCTTCCGGTTCGACTCCAAGCACATCATGCAGCCCGGCAACGCAAGAGCCATCGAGTACCTGGCGGCGAAGCTGCGCGAGTTCGGGTACGAGCCGGAGCTGCAGTGGTTCGAGGCGCGCGGCGTCCGCACCGCCAACGTCATTGCGCGTCTGCCGGGTACGGTGCAGCCGGATGTCCTGTACACGGTGAGCAGCCACTTCGATTCGGTGGAGCGCGGACCCGGCTCTGATGACGACACGAGCGGCACCGCGGCGCTGCTCGAGGCGGCGCGCGTGCTGTCCGGGAGGCCGCAGCCGGCGACGATTCACTTCGCGTTCTTCACTGGTGAGGAGGCGGGGCTGCTTGGGAGTCGTGAGTACGTGCGCCGCGCCGTCGAGAACGGCGATCAGCTTGTGGGTGCGTTGAACAACGACATGATCGGCTTCGCCAACGATCAGCGCCTCGACAACACGATCCGCTACTCGAACCCGGGCATCCGGGACATTCAGCACGGCGCGGCGATGCTGTTCACGGATCTGATCACGTATGACGCGAAGTACTACAAGAGCACTGACGCACACGCGTACTACGACGCGTATGGCGACATCGTGGGCGGGATAGGTAGCTACCCGATCCTGGGTAACCCGCACTACCACCAGACGCATGACCAGCTCGAGACGATCAATCACCAGCTGGTCGCGGAGGTGTCGAAGACGACCGTCGCAACACTCATGAAGCTGGCCAGCTCGCCATCACGCGTGAAGAATCTCACCGTGACGCGCACGTCGCGCGGCGCTCAGGTGGAATGGGATGCGCTGCCGGAGACGGACGTCGCGGCCTACGTGGTGGAATGGGGGCAGCCAGGTGCACCGCCGCGCAATGCGGTACGCGTCGTCGATAACTCCGCCACCGTGCCGGATCTCACCGAGGGCGAAGAGGTGCGGGTGCTGGGCATCAACACGCTCGGCGCAGTCAGCTGGGACTCCGCCCGGGCAAGGTAA
- a CDS encoding mechanosensitive ion channel family protein, whose product MDWVYLDNSVRAWLIAAAVALIVYVGTDVLRRLLIRQITALSTRTDNYADDLIADTLRRTKTYFLLFISLYAASRVLYLSDSLGTALRFVGVIVVVAQTAVWGTVVINTLVTRQMARRVEEDAATATTINALGFVVRLVFYSILVLMGLDNLGFDVTALIAGLGIGGIAVALALQNVLGDLFASLSIVLDRPFVIGDFIIVDDLAGTVEYVGLKTTRVKSLSGEQLVFANSDLLGARVRNFKRMYERRIVFGLGVTYDTPRSKLEQIPQMIREAVERQQNTRFDRAHFKEYGDFSLNFEVVYFVLVPEYNTYMDVQQAINFDIHRAFESAGIEFAYPTQTILMARA is encoded by the coding sequence ATGGACTGGGTATATCTGGACAACAGCGTTCGTGCGTGGCTGATCGCCGCTGCCGTCGCCCTCATCGTCTATGTCGGCACGGACGTGCTGCGGAGGCTGCTGATCCGCCAGATCACAGCGCTGTCCACCCGAACCGACAACTACGCCGATGACCTGATCGCCGATACCCTGCGCCGCACGAAGACGTATTTCCTCCTCTTCATCTCGCTGTACGCCGCATCACGCGTGCTGTACCTGTCCGACAGCCTCGGCACCGCACTGCGCTTCGTCGGCGTGATCGTCGTCGTAGCACAGACCGCCGTGTGGGGCACGGTGGTGATCAACACGCTCGTGACCAGGCAGATGGCGCGGCGCGTGGAGGAGGATGCGGCCACTGCGACCACCATCAATGCCCTGGGCTTCGTTGTCCGGCTCGTCTTCTACAGCATTCTCGTGCTGATGGGTCTGGACAACCTCGGCTTCGATGTGACCGCGCTGATCGCCGGTCTCGGCATCGGCGGCATAGCGGTGGCCCTCGCACTCCAGAATGTGCTCGGCGATCTGTTCGCTTCCCTGTCCATCGTGCTCGACCGGCCATTCGTCATTGGTGACTTCATCATCGTCGATGACCTCGCCGGCACTGTCGAGTATGTGGGTCTCAAGACCACACGGGTCAAGAGCCTGTCTGGAGAGCAGCTCGTGTTCGCCAACAGCGACCTGCTCGGCGCCCGTGTCCGCAACTTCAAGCGGATGTACGAGCGACGTATCGTATTCGGCCTCGGCGTCACGTACGACACGCCGCGCTCAAAGCTGGAGCAGATACCGCAGATGATCCGGGAAGCCGTCGAGCGGCAGCAGAACACGCGCTTCGACCGCGCCCACTTCAAGGAGTACGGCGACTTCTCACTGAACTTCGAGGTCGTCTATTTTGTGCTGGTGCCCGAATACAATACCTACATGGATGTGCAGCAGGCGATCAACTTCGACATCCATCGCGCGTTCGAGAGTGCCGGCATCGAGTTCGCCTATCCCACCCAGACGATCCTCATGGCGCGTGCCTGA
- a CDS encoding ABC transporter ATP-binding protein, whose translation MIQVDSLSRSYGDFTAVRDLTFSVAPGEVVGLVGPNGAGKTTTLRCLVGIIRPTSGSIRVAGHDLGDDPLNAKAALAFVPDEPHLFPHLTVREHLRFTGRIYGVEDAEARGAALLEELELTDRADALPDELSRGMKQKLAIACGLLHDPRALLLDEPLTGLDPGAIRRMKRTIRERAEQGAAVILSSHLLSLVEELCSRVLVIQSGEMVAMGTLSDIVAERPGLAGRGLEDVFLALTERA comes from the coding sequence ATGATCCAGGTCGATTCACTCAGTCGCAGCTATGGGGACTTCACAGCGGTGCGCGACCTGACGTTTTCGGTCGCGCCCGGCGAGGTGGTCGGGCTGGTGGGGCCGAACGGCGCCGGCAAGACGACGACGCTGCGTTGCCTGGTCGGCATCATACGACCGACCTCCGGCTCCATACGTGTCGCCGGTCATGACCTTGGAGACGACCCGCTGAATGCGAAGGCGGCACTCGCGTTCGTGCCCGACGAGCCGCACCTCTTCCCGCACCTGACCGTCCGTGAGCACCTGCGCTTCACCGGCCGCATTTACGGCGTCGAGGATGCCGAAGCGCGGGGCGCCGCGCTGCTCGAGGAGCTTGAGCTCACCGATCGTGCCGATGCGCTGCCCGACGAGCTGTCGCGGGGCATGAAGCAGAAGCTCGCGATCGCGTGCGGCCTGCTGCACGACCCGCGTGCCCTCCTGCTCGACGAGCCGCTCACGGGTCTCGATCCGGGAGCGATCCGGCGGATGAAACGCACGATCCGCGAGCGTGCGGAGCAGGGCGCTGCGGTGATCCTGAGCTCACACCTGCTGAGTCTCGTCGAAGAGCTGTGCTCGCGCGTCCTCGTCATTCAGTCGGGTGAGATGGTGGCCATGGGAACGCTGAGCGACATCGTCGCGGAGCGCCCGGGCCTTGCCGGGCGCGGCCTCGAGGACGTCTTCCTCGCGCTCACTGAACGGGCGTGA